The following proteins are encoded in a genomic region of Pseudomonas saponiphila:
- a CDS encoding CreA family protein, whose translation MRVAKGLLGLLLAMPFMVSAEEIGQVSTVFKFVGPNDRIVVEAFDDPKVDGVTCYLSRAKTGGLKGGLGLAEDRAEASIACRQVGPIAFKGEVKDGEEVFKERTSLVFKTMQVVRFLDKKRNTLVYLVYSDRVIEGSPQNAVTAIPILPWPHQ comes from the coding sequence ATGCGCGTAGCAAAAGGATTGTTGGGCTTGCTCTTGGCGATGCCGTTCATGGTTTCGGCCGAGGAAATTGGCCAGGTGTCCACGGTGTTCAAGTTTGTCGGGCCGAATGATCGCATCGTGGTCGAGGCTTTCGATGATCCCAAGGTGGACGGCGTGACGTGCTATCTGTCGCGAGCCAAGACGGGTGGCCTCAAGGGTGGCCTGGGTTTGGCGGAGGATCGTGCCGAGGCGTCCATCGCTTGTCGCCAGGTGGGGCCGATCGCGTTCAAGGGTGAGGTCAAGGATGGTGAGGAGGTCTTCAAGGAGCGTACTTCCCTGGTGTTCAAGACCATGCAGGTGGTGCGTTTTCTCGATAAGAAGCGCAACACCCTGGTGTACCTGGTCTACAGCGATCGGGTGATCGAGGGCAGTCCGCAGAATGCGGTGACGGCGATTCCTATCCTGCCTTGGCCACATCAGTGA
- the rpsT gene encoding 30S ribosomal protein S20, protein MANTPSAKKRAKQAEKRRSHNASLRSMVRTYIKNVVKAIDAKDAAKAQAAYVLAVPVIDRMADKGIIHKNKAARHKGRLNGHIKALNLAAAA, encoded by the coding sequence GTGGCCAACACACCTTCCGCCAAAAAACGTGCAAAACAGGCTGAGAAGCGTCGCAGCCACAACGCCAGCCTGCGTTCCATGGTTCGTACCTACATCAAGAACGTAGTTAAGGCCATCGACGCCAAAGACGCCGCTAAAGCGCAAGCTGCTTATGTTCTGGCCGTGCCAGTTATCGACCGTATGGCCGATAAAGGCATCATCCACAAGAACAAAGCTGCTCGCCATAAAGGTCGTCTGAATGGCCACATCAAGGCTCTGAACCTTGCTGCTGCAGCCTAA
- the murJ gene encoding murein biosynthesis integral membrane protein MurJ: MNLLKSLAAVSSITMLSRVLGFVRDTIIARTFGAGMATDAFFIAFKLPNLLRRIFAEGAFSQAFVPILAEYKSQQGEEATRTFIAYVSGLLTLVLALVTALGIIAAPWVIWATAPGFVDSSEKFALTSDLLRVTFPYILLISLSSLAGAILNTWNRFSVPAFVPTLLNVSMIIFALFLTPYFDPPVMALGWAVLAGGLAQLLYQLPHLKKIGMLVLPRLNLRDTGVWRVMKQMLPAILGVSVSQISLIINTIFASFLVAGSVSWMYYADRLMELPSGVLGVALGTILLPTLAKTYASKDRHEYSRILDWGLRLCFILVLPCALALGILAEPLTVSLFQYGEFSAFDASMTQRALVAYAVGLLGIIVIKVLAPGFYAQQNIRTPVKIAIFTLIVTQLLNLAFIGPLKHAGLALAISAGACINAGLLFYQLRKQQMFQPQPGWGRFALKLVVAVAVMSAVLLGLLHFMPAWDQGLMLARFLRLGLLVVAGVVAYFGMLALLGFRLRDFNRKALN; the protein is encoded by the coding sequence ATGAACCTGCTCAAGTCATTGGCCGCGGTCAGCTCTATCACGATGCTTTCCCGGGTGCTGGGGTTTGTCCGCGATACCATCATCGCGCGCACCTTCGGCGCCGGGATGGCGACGGATGCCTTCTTCATCGCCTTCAAACTGCCCAACCTGCTGCGGCGGATCTTTGCCGAGGGCGCCTTCTCCCAGGCCTTCGTGCCGATCCTCGCGGAGTACAAGAGTCAACAGGGCGAGGAGGCAACCCGCACCTTTATTGCCTACGTCTCGGGGTTGCTGACTCTGGTGCTGGCCCTGGTTACAGCCCTGGGCATCATTGCCGCGCCGTGGGTGATCTGGGCCACGGCGCCGGGTTTCGTCGATTCATCGGAAAAATTCGCCCTGACCTCCGATCTGTTGCGAGTGACCTTTCCTTATATATTGCTGATCTCGCTGTCCTCTCTGGCCGGGGCGATCCTCAATACCTGGAATCGCTTCTCGGTACCGGCCTTCGTGCCGACGCTGCTGAATGTCAGCATGATCATCTTTGCGCTGTTCCTCACCCCGTATTTCGATCCGCCCGTGATGGCGCTGGGTTGGGCGGTACTGGCCGGTGGCCTGGCGCAATTGCTCTACCAACTGCCGCACCTGAAGAAGATCGGCATGCTGGTGCTGCCACGCTTGAATCTGCGGGACACCGGTGTCTGGCGAGTGATGAAACAGATGCTGCCGGCGATCCTCGGGGTGTCCGTCAGCCAGATCTCGCTGATCATCAACACCATCTTTGCTTCGTTTCTGGTGGCCGGCTCCGTGTCCTGGATGTATTACGCCGACCGGCTCATGGAACTGCCGTCCGGCGTGCTGGGTGTCGCTTTGGGGACCATTCTGCTGCCGACCCTGGCCAAGACCTACGCCAGCAAGGATCGTCATGAGTACTCGCGGATTCTCGATTGGGGGCTGCGCCTGTGTTTCATCCTGGTGCTGCCGTGTGCCCTGGCGCTGGGCATACTCGCCGAGCCGCTGACTGTCTCGCTGTTCCAATATGGCGAGTTCAGCGCCTTTGATGCTTCCATGACCCAGCGCGCACTGGTGGCTTATGCCGTTGGTTTGCTGGGGATCATCGTGATCAAGGTGTTGGCGCCGGGCTTTTATGCGCAGCAGAACATCCGCACGCCGGTGAAAATCGCCATTTTCACCCTGATCGTGACCCAGTTGCTCAACCTGGCCTTTATTGGCCCCTTGAAACACGCCGGCCTGGCCCTGGCCATCAGTGCCGGAGCCTGCATCAATGCGGGTCTTTTGTTTTATCAGCTGCGCAAACAGCAGATGTTCCAGCCGCAGCCGGGCTGGGGACGCTTTGCACTGAAGCTGGTGGTGGCCGTGGCGGTAATGTCCGCTGTGCTTCTGGGATTGCTGCATTTCATGCCGGCCTGGGACCAAGGGCTCATGCTTGCGCGTTTCCTGCGTCTGGGACTTCTGGTGGTGGCTGGCGTGGTGGCCTATTTCGGCATGCTGGCCCTGCTGGGCTTCCGTTTGCGCGACTTCAATCGCAAAGCCTTGAACTGA
- the ribF gene encoding bifunctional riboflavin kinase/FAD synthetase: MQLVRGLHNLRPQHRGCVATIGNFDGVHRGHQAILGRLRERALELGVPSCVVIFEPQPREFFSPETAPARLARLRDKLQLLAQAGVDRVLCLAFNQRLSKLGASEFVERILVDGLGVQHLEVGDDFRFGCDRVGDFEFLQQAGASHGFTVEAAQTVELDGLRVSSTQVRNALAAADFALAERLLGRPYRIAGRVLHGQKLARQLGTPTANVQLKRRRVPLSGVYLVSVDIDGKTWPGVANIGVRPTVAGDGKAHLEVHLLDFAGDLYDRRLTVVFHHKLREEQRFASLEALKTAINADVAAARAQVARIHSANR, from the coding sequence ATGCAGCTGGTTCGAGGCCTCCACAATCTGCGCCCCCAGCATCGGGGCTGCGTCGCCACTATTGGCAACTTTGACGGTGTTCACCGTGGTCACCAGGCTATTCTGGGGCGACTGCGTGAGCGTGCGCTCGAGTTGGGCGTGCCCAGCTGCGTGGTGATCTTCGAGCCGCAGCCGCGGGAGTTTTTCTCACCGGAAACCGCCCCGGCCCGCTTGGCCCGTTTGCGCGACAAGTTGCAGTTGCTGGCCCAGGCCGGTGTCGATCGGGTCCTGTGCCTGGCCTTCAACCAGCGCCTGAGCAAGCTTGGCGCCAGCGAGTTCGTCGAGCGGATCCTGGTGGACGGCCTGGGGGTGCAGCACCTGGAAGTGGGGGACGACTTTCGCTTCGGTTGCGACCGGGTCGGCGATTTCGAGTTCCTGCAACAGGCCGGAGCCAGCCACGGATTTACCGTGGAAGCCGCGCAGACCGTTGAGCTGGATGGCTTGCGCGTGAGTAGCACCCAGGTCCGCAATGCCCTGGCCGCTGCCGACTTTGCTCTGGCCGAGCGGTTGCTCGGTCGTCCGTACCGGATTGCCGGACGGGTCCTGCACGGGCAGAAGCTGGCGCGTCAGTTGGGTACGCCCACTGCCAACGTGCAATTGAAGCGCCGCCGCGTGCCGCTCTCCGGGGTCTACCTGGTGAGCGTCGATATCGATGGCAAGACCTGGCCCGGCGTCGCCAATATCGGCGTGCGGCCCACGGTTGCAGGTGATGGCAAGGCCCACCTGGAAGTTCATCTTTTAGATTTTGCCGGCGATCTGTATGACCGGCGTTTGACGGTGGTTTTCCACCACAAGCTGCGTGAAGAGCAGCGTTTCGCCTCCCTGGAGGCGTTGAAGACGGCGATCAATGCGGATGTTGCCGCCGCCCGTGCCCAAGTGGCACGTATCCATAGCGCCAATCGCTAA
- the ileS gene encoding isoleucine--tRNA ligase, which produces MTDYKATLNLPDTAFPMKAGLPQREPQILQRWDSIGLYGKLREIGKDRPKFVLHDGPPYANGSIHIGHAVNKILKDMIIRSKTLAGFDAPYVPGWDCHGLPIEHKVEVTHGKNLSSDQTRELCRAYASEQIEGQKAEFIRLGVLGDWANPYKTMNFANEAGEIRALAEMVKGGFVFKGLKPVNWCFDCGSALAEAEVEYQDKKSATIDVAFPIADEAKLAAAFGLAKLAKPAAIVIWTTTPWTIPANQALNVHPEFNYALVDAGERLLVLAEELVESCLARYGLEGSVIATAPGSALELINFRHPFYDRLSPVYLAEYVELGAGTGVVHSSPAYGEDDFVTCKRYGMVNDDILNPVQSNGVYASSLEFFGGQFIWKANPAIVDKLSEVGALLHTETISHSYMHCWRHKTPLIYRATAQWFVGMDKQPEAGGTLRQRALQAIEDTQFVPAWGQARLHSMIANRPDWCISRQRNWGVPIPFFLHKESGELHPRTVELMEEVAKRVEQQGIEAWFKMDSAELLGDEAGQYDKISDTLDVWFDSGTTHWHVLRGSHPMGHESGPRADLYLEGSDQHRGWFHSSLLTGCAIDNHAPYRELLTHGFTVDENGRKMSKSLGNVIAPQKVNDTLGADIMRLWVSATDYSGEMAVSDQILQRSADAYRRIRNTARFLLSNLSGFNPATDLLPAEDMLALDRWAVDRTLLLQRELELHYGEYRFWNVYSKVHNFCVQELGGFYLDIIKDRQYTTGANSQARRSCQTALFHISEALVRWIAPILAFTADELWQYLPGERNESVMLNTWYEGLSELPEGFELDRAFWERIMAVKAAVNKELENQRAAKAVGGNLQAEVTLYAEDSLSADLAKLSNELRFVLITSTASVAPLAQAPADAVETEVSGLKLKVVKSSFVKCARCWHCREDVGVHPEHPEICGRCVDNISGAGEVRHYA; this is translated from the coding sequence ATGACCGACTATAAAGCCACGTTAAACCTTCCGGACACCGCCTTCCCAATGAAGGCCGGCCTGCCTCAGCGCGAACCACAGATTCTGCAGCGTTGGGACAGCATTGGCCTGTACGGAAAGTTGCGCGAGATTGGCAAGGATCGTCCGAAATTCGTCCTGCACGACGGTCCTCCCTATGCCAACGGCTCGATTCACATCGGTCATGCGGTCAACAAGATTCTCAAGGACATGATCATCCGCTCGAAAACCCTGGCGGGTTTCGACGCGCCTTATGTTCCGGGCTGGGACTGCCACGGTCTGCCGATCGAGCACAAGGTCGAGGTGACTCACGGCAAGAACCTGTCCTCGGACCAGACCCGCGAGCTGTGCCGCGCCTACGCGTCGGAGCAGATCGAAGGGCAGAAGGCCGAGTTCATCCGCCTGGGCGTGCTGGGTGACTGGGCCAACCCCTACAAGACCATGAACTTCGCCAACGAGGCCGGGGAGATCCGTGCCCTGGCAGAGATGGTCAAGGGCGGCTTCGTGTTCAAGGGCTTGAAGCCGGTGAACTGGTGCTTCGACTGCGGCTCGGCCCTGGCCGAGGCGGAAGTCGAGTACCAGGACAAGAAGTCCGCCACCATCGACGTGGCCTTCCCGATTGCCGACGAAGCCAAGCTGGCTGCCGCCTTCGGCCTGGCCAAGCTGGCCAAGCCAGCGGCCATCGTGATCTGGACCACCACCCCATGGACCATCCCGGCCAACCAGGCGCTGAACGTCCATCCGGAGTTCAATTACGCTCTGGTCGACGCCGGCGAGCGCCTGCTGGTGCTGGCCGAGGAGCTGGTGGAGTCATGCCTGGCCCGCTACGGCCTGGAAGGCTCGGTGATCGCCACCGCCCCGGGTTCGGCCCTGGAACTGATCAATTTCCGTCACCCGTTCTATGACCGTCTATCGCCGGTGTACCTGGCCGAGTACGTGGAACTGGGCGCCGGTACCGGCGTGGTTCACTCCTCGCCTGCCTACGGTGAAGACGACTTCGTGACCTGCAAGCGCTATGGCATGGTCAACGACGACATCCTCAATCCGGTACAGAGCAACGGTGTCTACGCGTCGTCGCTGGAGTTCTTCGGCGGCCAGTTCATCTGGAAGGCCAACCCGGCCATCGTCGACAAGCTGAGCGAAGTCGGTGCGCTGCTGCACACCGAAACCATCAGCCACAGCTACATGCACTGCTGGCGCCACAAGACCCCGCTGATCTATCGCGCCACCGCGCAATGGTTCGTCGGCATGGACAAGCAGCCGGAAGCCGGCGGCACCCTGCGCCAGCGTGCCCTGCAAGCCATCGAGGACACCCAGTTCGTCCCGGCCTGGGGCCAGGCGCGCCTGCACTCGATGATCGCCAACCGTCCGGACTGGTGCATCTCCCGCCAGCGCAACTGGGGCGTGCCGATTCCGTTCTTCCTGCACAAGGAAAGCGGCGAGCTGCACCCACGTACCGTCGAGCTGATGGAAGAGGTGGCCAAGCGCGTCGAACAGCAAGGCATCGAAGCCTGGTTCAAGATGGACTCGGCTGAACTGCTGGGCGACGAAGCCGGCCAGTACGACAAGATCAGCGACACCCTGGACGTCTGGTTCGATTCCGGCACCACCCACTGGCACGTGCTGCGCGGCTCGCACCCGATGGGCCACGAAAGCGGCCCGCGGGCCGACCTGTACCTGGAAGGTTCCGACCAGCACCGCGGCTGGTTCCACTCGTCCCTGCTCACCGGTTGCGCCATCGACAACCACGCGCCTTACCGCGAGCTGCTGACCCACGGTTTCACCGTGGACGAGAACGGCCGCAAGATGTCCAAGTCCCTGGGCAACGTGATCGCCCCGCAGAAGGTCAACGACACCCTGGGCGCCGACATCATGCGCCTGTGGGTTTCGGCCACCGACTACTCCGGCGAGATGGCGGTTTCCGACCAGATCCTGCAGCGCAGCGCCGACGCCTACCGGCGGATCCGCAACACCGCGCGCTTCCTGCTCTCCAACCTGAGCGGTTTCAACCCGGCCACCGACCTGCTGCCGGCTGAAGACATGCTGGCCCTGGACCGTTGGGCCGTGGACCGTACCTTGCTGCTGCAGCGCGAGCTGGAGCTGCACTACGGCGAATACCGCTTCTGGAACGTCTACTCCAAGGTGCACAACTTCTGCGTGCAGGAGCTGGGCGGCTTCTACCTGGACATCATCAAGGACCGCCAGTACACCACTGGTGCCAACAGCCAGGCCCGGCGTTCGTGCCAGACTGCGCTGTTCCACATTTCCGAAGCGCTGGTGCGCTGGATCGCACCGATCCTGGCCTTCACCGCCGACGAGCTGTGGCAGTACCTGCCGGGCGAGCGCAACGAATCGGTGATGCTCAACACCTGGTACGAAGGCCTGAGCGAACTGCCGGAAGGCTTCGAGCTGGACCGTGCCTTCTGGGAGCGGATCATGGCGGTCAAGGCGGCGGTCAACAAGGAACTGGAGAACCAGCGCGCCGCGAAAGCGGTGGGTGGCAACCTGCAGGCCGAAGTGACCCTGTACGCCGAGGACTCGCTGTCGGCCGATCTGGCCAAGCTGAGCAACGAACTGCGCTTCGTGCTGATCACTTCCACTGCCAGCGTCGCACCCCTGGCCCAGGCCCCGGCCGACGCGGTGGAAACCGAAGTCAGCGGTCTCAAGCTGAAAGTGGTCAAGTCGAGCTTCGTCAAGTGCGCCCGTTGCTGGCACTGCCGCGAAGACGTTGGTGTGCATCCGGAGCACCCGGAGATCTGCGGACGTTGCGTCGACAACATCAGCGGCGCAGGCGAGGTTCGTCACTATGCCTAA
- the lspA gene encoding signal peptidase II, which produces MPNAAGRFGRLGWLWLSVLVLVIDQVSKLHFESSLSMYQQVVVIPDYFSWTLAYNTGAAFSFLADSSGWQRWLFALIAIVVSAVLVIWLKRLGRNETWLAVALALVLGGALGNLYDRIALGHVIDFILVHWQNRWYFPAFNFADSAITVGAVMLALDMFKSKKTGEAVHD; this is translated from the coding sequence ATGCCTAACGCCGCAGGCCGTTTCGGCCGTCTGGGCTGGCTGTGGTTGAGCGTGCTGGTCCTGGTCATCGACCAGGTCAGCAAGCTGCACTTCGAAAGTTCGTTGAGCATGTACCAGCAGGTGGTGGTGATCCCGGACTACTTCAGCTGGACCCTGGCCTACAACACCGGCGCCGCCTTCAGCTTCCTGGCTGACAGTTCCGGCTGGCAGCGCTGGCTGTTTGCCCTGATCGCGATCGTGGTCAGCGCGGTGCTGGTGATCTGGCTCAAGCGCCTGGGGCGCAATGAAACCTGGCTGGCCGTCGCCCTGGCCCTGGTGCTGGGCGGTGCCTTGGGCAACCTTTACGACCGCATCGCCCTGGGGCACGTGATCGATTTCATCCTGGTGCACTGGCAGAACCGCTGGTACTTCCCGGCATTCAACTTCGCCGACAGCGCCATTACCGTCGGCGCGGTGATGCTGGCCCTGGATATGTTCAAGAGCAAGAAAACCGGAGAAGCCGTTCATGACTGA
- the fkpB gene encoding FKBP-type peptidyl-prolyl cis-trans isomerase, with amino-acid sequence MAEQRIGQNTEVTLHFALRLENGDTVDSTFDKAPATFKVGDGNLLPGFEAALFGFKAGDKRKLTIEPENAFGQPNPQNVQIIPRSQFQDMELSEGLLVIFNDAANTELPGVVKAFDDAQVTVDFNHPLAGKTLTFDVEIIDVKAL; translated from the coding sequence TTGGCTGAACAACGCATCGGTCAGAACACCGAAGTCACTTTGCACTTCGCATTGCGCCTGGAGAACGGCGACACCGTAGACAGCACCTTCGACAAGGCCCCGGCGACCTTCAAGGTCGGCGATGGCAACCTGCTGCCCGGGTTCGAAGCAGCGCTGTTCGGCTTCAAGGCCGGTGACAAGCGCAAGCTGACGATCGAGCCGGAAAACGCCTTCGGCCAGCCCAACCCGCAGAACGTACAGATCATCCCGCGTTCGCAGTTCCAGGACATGGAGCTGTCGGAAGGCTTGCTGGTGATCTTCAATGACGCGGCGAACACTGAATTGCCCGGTGTGGTCAAAGCCTTCGATGACGCTCAGGTCACCGTCGACTTCAACCACCCGCTGGCCGGCAAGACCCTGACCTTCGATGTCGAGATCATCGACGTCAAAGCGCTTTAA
- the ispH gene encoding 4-hydroxy-3-methylbut-2-enyl diphosphate reductase yields the protein MQIKLANPRGFCAGVDRAIEIVNRALEVFGPPIYVRHEVVHNKFVVEDLRNRGAIFVEELDQVPDDVIVIFSAHGVSQAVRNEAAGRGLKVFDATCPLVTKVHIEVARYSRDGRECILIGHAGHPEVEGTMGQYDASNGGAIYLVEDEKDVAALQVRNPERLAFVTQTTLSMDDTSRVIDALRARFPAIGGPRKDDICYATQNRQDAVKQLADECDVVLVVGSPNSSNSNRLRELAERMATPAYLIDGAEDLQRSWFDGVERIGITAGASAPEVLVRGVIQQLQAWGATGADELAGREENITFSMPKELRVRSLL from the coding sequence ATGCAAATCAAACTCGCCAACCCCCGTGGCTTCTGCGCCGGTGTGGACCGGGCGATCGAAATCGTCAATCGCGCCCTGGAAGTCTTCGGGCCGCCGATCTACGTCCGGCATGAAGTGGTGCACAACAAATTTGTCGTCGAAGACCTGCGCAATCGCGGAGCGATCTTCGTCGAAGAGCTGGACCAGGTGCCGGATGACGTCATTGTCATCTTCAGCGCCCACGGTGTTTCCCAGGCAGTTCGCAACGAGGCCGCCGGTCGTGGCCTCAAGGTGTTCGATGCCACCTGCCCGCTGGTGACCAAGGTGCATATCGAAGTGGCGCGCTACAGCCGCGACGGTCGCGAATGCATCCTGATTGGCCATGCCGGCCACCCTGAAGTCGAAGGCACCATGGGCCAGTACGATGCCAGCAACGGCGGCGCCATCTACCTGGTAGAAGACGAGAAGGACGTGGCCGCGCTGCAGGTGCGCAACCCCGAGCGCCTGGCCTTCGTGACCCAGACCACCTTGTCCATGGATGACACCAGCCGGGTGATCGATGCCCTGCGTGCGCGTTTCCCGGCCATCGGCGGCCCGCGCAAGGACGACATTTGCTACGCCACGCAAAACCGCCAGGACGCGGTCAAGCAACTGGCCGACGAGTGCGACGTGGTGCTGGTGGTCGGCAGCCCCAACAGCTCCAACTCCAACCGCCTGCGCGAGCTGGCCGAGCGCATGGCCACCCCGGCCTACCTGATCGACGGTGCCGAGGATCTGCAGCGCAGCTGGTTCGACGGTGTCGAGCGCATCGGCATCACCGCCGGCGCTTCGGCTCCGGAAGTGCTGGTGCGTGGCGTGATCCAGCAACTGCAAGCCTGGGGTGCAACGGGAGCCGACGAACTGGCGGGGCGCGAAGAGAACATCACCTTCTCCATGCCCAAAGAGCTGCGGGTTCGCTCCCTGCTCTGA
- a CDS encoding GspH/FimT family protein, translated as MHEKGFSLIELLSALAVLALLLPLSGAAFSELLRSNRQQDTAQMLASGLRNARAAAILHQRTALIHGLDNDWSQGWRIILDISGKGPEDSGNPLLIERRSGGQVLIVGNRPVQYYVRFSPLGNPLLPSGAFQAGTLHICQAGQEHGRHQVVLSRSGRVSLRSDSAEQALCAPAG; from the coding sequence ATGCATGAGAAGGGTTTCAGCCTGATCGAACTGCTGAGCGCGCTGGCGGTGCTGGCGCTGTTGCTGCCACTGTCCGGCGCCGCCTTCAGTGAGCTGCTGCGCTCCAATCGCCAGCAGGACACCGCGCAGATGCTTGCCAGTGGCCTGCGCAATGCCCGGGCGGCGGCGATCCTGCATCAACGCACCGCGCTGATCCATGGCCTGGACAACGACTGGAGCCAAGGCTGGCGCATCATTCTGGACATCAGTGGCAAGGGGCCGGAGGATTCGGGAAATCCGCTATTGATCGAGCGGCGCAGCGGCGGGCAGGTACTGATCGTGGGTAATCGCCCCGTGCAGTACTACGTGCGTTTCAGCCCACTGGGCAACCCGTTGCTGCCCAGTGGCGCCTTCCAGGCCGGCACCCTGCACATCTGCCAGGCCGGCCAGGAGCACGGCCGTCATCAGGTGGTGCTGTCACGCAGCGGGCGGGTCAGCCTGCGCAGCGATTCCGCCGAGCAGGCCTTGTGCGCGCCAGCAGGCTGA
- the pilV gene encoding type IV pilus modification protein PilV, with the protein MNRWHAQDGMSLIEVLVALSILALGLLGAAALQIRALQHTDSARMSTQASFIAYDMLDRIRANASADYTLATPSGGSAGTVRDQDLADFAGNVASFGGPSAKGRISVSGQVYTVRITWDDSRAAGQVESQRSLEVSSRVAVEPGGTR; encoded by the coding sequence ATGAACCGGTGGCATGCACAGGACGGCATGTCCTTGATCGAGGTGCTGGTGGCGCTGTCGATTCTGGCGTTGGGCCTGTTGGGAGCCGCGGCGCTGCAGATCAGGGCGCTGCAGCATACCGACAGTGCGCGTATGAGCACCCAGGCCAGCTTTATCGCCTACGACATGCTCGACCGCATCCGGGCCAATGCATCTGCCGACTACACCCTTGCCACTCCCTCTGGGGGCAGTGCGGGCACGGTGCGGGATCAGGACTTGGCGGACTTCGCCGGCAACGTCGCCAGCTTTGGCGGCCCCAGCGCCAAGGGCCGCATCAGCGTCAGCGGGCAGGTCTATACCGTTCGCATCACCTGGGACGACTCCCGCGCCGCGGGCCAGGTCGAAAGCCAGCGCAGCCTTGAAGTCAGCAGCCGAGTGGCGGTGGAGCCGGGAGGCACGCGGTGA
- a CDS encoding PilW family protein, with protein MKRGNCGFALVEMMLALLLGLVLVLAATQVFIAAKNTYLSQNAAAYLQEDGRFVLSKMLQEIRMAGLAGCLREVDDASSATEFSRYRATPIQWDSAEHKLTLITADVGEDGGAPTWSLVTDCQRSAVAYSGAHQGGVGQQVFALRRVFYSFRNRQLLLGSGLGKQQAVLLDNVEAFDVGFGVARTATDSEVSSYSSHPGDPARIRSVRLRLTLADPDARVRPQSYTVVVALRNRLP; from the coding sequence GTGAAGCGAGGCAACTGCGGTTTTGCGCTGGTGGAGATGATGCTGGCCCTGCTCTTGGGGCTGGTGCTGGTTTTGGCCGCAACCCAGGTATTTATCGCGGCGAAGAACACCTACCTCAGCCAGAACGCCGCGGCCTACTTGCAGGAGGACGGGCGATTTGTCCTGAGCAAGATGCTCCAGGAAATTCGCATGGCGGGGCTGGCAGGTTGTTTGCGCGAGGTTGACGACGCGAGCAGCGCCACGGAGTTTTCTCGCTACCGGGCCACCCCGATTCAGTGGGACAGTGCCGAGCACAAGCTGACCCTGATCACTGCGGATGTCGGTGAGGATGGCGGGGCGCCGACCTGGAGCCTGGTCACCGACTGCCAGCGCAGCGCGGTGGCCTATTCGGGGGCTCATCAAGGAGGCGTCGGGCAGCAGGTGTTTGCCTTGCGACGAGTGTTCTACAGCTTCAGGAACCGTCAACTGTTGCTGGGCAGTGGCCTGGGCAAGCAGCAAGCAGTGCTGCTGGACAACGTCGAAGCCTTTGACGTCGGTTTCGGTGTGGCCCGCACTGCAACGGATAGCGAGGTTTCAAGCTACAGCTCGCATCCGGGTGATCCGGCGCGGATTCGCAGCGTGCGATTGCGCCTGACCCTGGCCGATCCCGACGCCCGTGTCCGCCCGCAGAGCTACACGGTGGTAGTGGCCTTGCGCAACAGGTTGCCCTGA
- a CDS encoding pilus assembly PilX family protein, whose translation MRFAAGFKPVGERGMALLVSLVFLLVLSLIGLSSLQNATLQEKMAASLVRHNRAFQAAEAALRLGESAVRQGDYSLPLCADPVRCAPPAESTVVNGAGFNEVSAVTWIATGEGFYAVQNLGTVLNAVGLPPDTSATLYRVTAIGLAGQARSVLESIYAKY comes from the coding sequence ATGAGGTTCGCGGCAGGATTCAAGCCCGTCGGTGAGCGGGGCATGGCGCTGTTGGTGAGTCTGGTGTTTCTGCTGGTGCTGAGCCTGATTGGCCTGTCATCCCTGCAGAACGCCACTTTGCAGGAAAAGATGGCCGCCAGTCTGGTCCGGCACAATCGGGCTTTCCAGGCCGCGGAGGCGGCGTTGCGCCTGGGGGAAAGCGCGGTCCGCCAGGGTGATTACTCTTTGCCGCTGTGCGCAGATCCTGTGCGCTGCGCACCTCCCGCTGAATCGACGGTGGTCAACGGTGCCGGGTTCAATGAGGTTTCGGCCGTGACCTGGATCGCCACTGGCGAGGGTTTTTATGCGGTGCAGAACCTGGGGACTGTCCTGAATGCGGTCGGCCTGCCCCCCGACACCTCGGCCACGTTGTACCGAGTGACTGCAATAGGGCTGGCGGGGCAGGCGCGCAGCGTGCTTGAGAGCATTTATGCCAAGTACTGA